A genomic segment from Stappia indica encodes:
- a CDS encoding DUF2336 domain-containing protein yields MKTAELTGLARSGSPENIGELITALTELFLKADDQERSRVSPVFGDVVLRVLDRLDTSVRKAMASRMRAETEAPRDLLKALAKDTELAVARPVLEGGGLLTDEDLAEVAQEGIPVRHLEVMCEREGIKPVLSRVLAQKGDSGVLCALLGNETARIGADSFDLLLARSRKDAELQSALALRQDLPEPVAAKLVPFLSKELAQQVRDTNANPVLTKAMAEHAAREVEIRMREIGGAKSKIDLLIEGAIAGTVPIDQAVVVFADKDRAFDLGKVLAGKIGWPENVVVPLLYRDDEHPLFVLARIAGVSDEAYGKLVRMRGKKMRLSSASASESARRYGALTLEAARGEFIAMARKMKLPVEIAGG; encoded by the coding sequence ATGAAAACTGCGGAACTGACCGGGCTGGCCCGCAGCGGTTCGCCGGAAAACATCGGCGAACTGATCACCGCGCTCACCGAGCTGTTTCTGAAGGCCGACGACCAGGAGCGAAGCCGGGTCAGTCCGGTTTTCGGCGATGTGGTGCTGCGCGTGCTCGACCGGCTCGACACGTCGGTCCGCAAGGCGATGGCCTCGCGGATGCGCGCCGAGACCGAGGCGCCGCGCGACCTGCTGAAGGCGCTGGCGAAGGATACCGAGCTGGCCGTCGCCCGGCCGGTGCTGGAAGGCGGCGGGCTGTTGACCGACGAGGACCTGGCCGAGGTCGCACAGGAGGGGATCCCGGTGCGGCATCTGGAAGTGATGTGCGAGCGGGAGGGCATCAAGCCGGTGCTCAGCCGGGTGCTGGCGCAGAAGGGCGACAGCGGCGTGCTGTGCGCGCTGCTGGGCAACGAGACGGCGCGGATCGGCGCGGACTCCTTCGACCTGCTGCTGGCGCGCTCGCGCAAGGATGCCGAGCTGCAGAGCGCGCTCGCCCTGCGGCAGGACCTGCCGGAGCCGGTGGCGGCGAAGCTGGTGCCGTTCCTGTCGAAGGAGCTGGCGCAGCAGGTGCGCGACACGAATGCCAATCCGGTGCTGACCAAGGCGATGGCGGAGCACGCGGCCCGCGAGGTCGAGATCCGCATGCGCGAGATCGGCGGCGCCAAGTCGAAGATCGACCTTTTGATCGAAGGGGCGATCGCCGGCACGGTCCCGATCGACCAGGCGGTGGTGGTCTTCGCCGACAAGGACCGGGCCTTCGATCTGGGCAAGGTGCTGGCGGGCAAGATCGGCTGGCCGGAAAACGTGGTGGTGCCGCTGCTCTATCGCGACGACGAGCATCCGCTCTTCGTGCTGGCGCGGATCGCCGGCGTCTCCGACGAGGCCTATGGAAAGCTGGTGCGCATGCGCGGCAAGAAGATGCGCCTGTCGTCGGCGAGCGCGAGCGAGTCGGCGCGCAGATACGGCGCGCTGACGCTGGAAGCGGCGCGCGGCGAGTTCATCGCCATGGCTCGCAAGATGAAGCTGCCGGTGGAGATCGCCGGGGGCTGA
- a CDS encoding mechanosensitive ion channel domain-containing protein has product MSKVSQRIAGGRRAGIFASAVAIAASAAPAAAQGATAMEMAADKPLVRLGLELRAGLADTLGAAAAMPSMISAAIAGRAGDNPDWLLATLAVLVASLIAGSFALLAGERWLFARQLPVRPPEATRAARISRLIARAFAMLLAIALFYVVALAVAFVLASHHAAGRVTLLIGLQSVGILLLLRVVLTAVLAPGNGAIRMLALDDASATSLYRWLMATGAVAALTIALHEWLDAMDLDPGGHRLLAILSVGLTCLLLSAVAVAHRRALGGLLSGGSSGGDSDRHRVLRRVWLPLLLVYFLAAFIVSSGRLLLEREAAIGLVGAPVLAGLIWAAAYGLMVLAIDRLLLPRLDSDAQQTRRSEDLVRAEEAAGEFPDREAVAAQAAAEAADAEGQRSPYRALLDHGAAILSAVIAIGYVLSRWGIDPRDETSIVGNLFEIGVVTFIAYMCYRAVELTIDRQIGRERGQSEGHSEDMEIGGVGESRLATLLPIFRHFLLITIVVIGGMIVLSQVGIDIAPLFAGAGVVGLAVGFGSQALIRDIFSGAFFLIDDAFRKGEYIDLGSVKGTVEKISIRSMQLRHHNGPLNTVPFGEIKYVKNFSRDWAVMKLAFRVTYDTDVEKMRKLIKKFGEGLMHHPDYGPKFLQPVKSQGVTALEDSAMIVRVKFMTRPGDQFELRKVVYSGIRDLCEANDIHFAHREVTVRVAQDPSDPRHFSDAEKQAIAGAVRPVLEQPAATNPLTDASESR; this is encoded by the coding sequence ATGAGCAAGGTCTCGCAGCGGATCGCAGGCGGCCGCAGGGCCGGAATTTTTGCGAGCGCGGTCGCAATCGCCGCAAGCGCGGCCCCCGCTGCCGCCCAGGGCGCAACGGCCATGGAGATGGCGGCCGATAAACCCTTGGTACGCCTTGGACTTGAGCTGCGCGCGGGCCTTGCCGACACGCTCGGTGCGGCCGCCGCGATGCCCTCGATGATATCCGCCGCCATTGCCGGCCGGGCCGGGGACAACCCCGACTGGCTGCTGGCGACGCTCGCCGTGCTCGTCGCCTCGCTCATCGCCGGCAGCTTCGCCCTTCTTGCCGGCGAACGCTGGCTCTTCGCCCGGCAGCTGCCGGTCCGTCCGCCCGAAGCGACGCGCGCGGCCCGCATCTCCCGCCTGATCGCCCGCGCCTTCGCCATGCTGCTGGCGATTGCGCTGTTTTATGTCGTGGCGCTTGCGGTCGCCTTCGTCCTGGCCTCCCATCACGCGGCGGGCCGGGTCACCCTGCTCATTGGGCTTCAGAGCGTTGGAATCCTTCTGCTTTTGCGCGTCGTTCTGACCGCCGTCCTGGCGCCGGGGAACGGGGCCATCCGCATGCTCGCGCTCGATGATGCCAGCGCGACGAGCCTCTACCGCTGGCTGATGGCGACCGGCGCGGTCGCTGCCCTCACCATTGCGCTGCACGAATGGCTGGATGCGATGGACCTCGATCCGGGCGGCCACCGGCTGCTGGCGATCCTCTCCGTCGGCCTCACCTGCCTGCTGCTCTCGGCCGTCGCCGTCGCCCATCGCCGCGCCCTCGGCGGGCTGCTTTCCGGCGGCTCCTCCGGCGGGGACAGCGACCGCCACCGGGTGCTCCGGCGGGTCTGGCTGCCCCTGCTTCTCGTCTATTTCCTCGCCGCCTTCATCGTCTCCTCCGGCCGGCTTTTGCTGGAGCGCGAGGCCGCCATCGGCCTTGTCGGCGCGCCGGTTCTGGCCGGCCTGATCTGGGCCGCCGCCTATGGCCTGATGGTGCTCGCCATCGACCGTCTCCTGCTTCCGCGCCTCGACAGCGACGCGCAGCAGACGCGGCGCAGCGAGGATTTGGTGCGCGCCGAAGAGGCTGCCGGCGAGTTCCCGGACCGCGAGGCGGTCGCAGCCCAGGCGGCAGCCGAGGCCGCGGATGCGGAAGGACAGCGCTCGCCCTATCGCGCCCTGCTGGACCACGGCGCGGCGATCCTGTCGGCGGTGATAGCTATCGGCTATGTGCTGTCGCGCTGGGGGATAGATCCGCGCGACGAGACCTCCATCGTCGGCAACCTCTTCGAGATCGGCGTCGTCACCTTCATCGCCTATATGTGCTACCGGGCGGTGGAACTGACCATCGACCGGCAGATTGGCCGGGAGCGCGGCCAGTCGGAAGGGCACAGCGAGGACATGGAGATCGGCGGCGTCGGCGAAAGCCGCCTGGCGACCCTGTTGCCGATTTTCCGCCATTTCCTGCTGATCACCATCGTCGTGATCGGCGGCATGATCGTGCTGTCGCAGGTCGGCATCGACATCGCCCCGCTCTTTGCCGGTGCCGGCGTCGTCGGCCTTGCCGTCGGCTTCGGCTCGCAGGCGCTGATCCGCGACATCTTCTCCGGCGCCTTCTTCCTGATCGACGATGCCTTCCGCAAGGGCGAGTATATCGATCTGGGCAGCGTCAAGGGCACCGTGGAAAAGATCTCGATCCGCTCCATGCAGCTGCGCCACCACAACGGCCCGCTGAACACCGTGCCCTTCGGGGAAATCAAGTACGTGAAGAACTTCTCCCGCGACTGGGCGGTGATGAAGCTGGCCTTCCGCGTCACCTACGACACGGACGTGGAAAAGATGCGCAAGCTGATCAAGAAGTTCGGCGAAGGCCTGATGCATCATCCCGATTACGGACCGAAATTCCTCCAGCCGGTGAAGTCGCAGGGCGTCACGGCGCTGGAGGATTCGGCGATGATCGTCCGGGTCAAGTTCATGACCCGTCCCGGCGACCAGTTCGAGCTGCGCAAGGTGGTCTATTCCGGCATCCGCGACCTGTGCGAGGCCAACGACATCCACTTCGCCCATCGCGAGGTGACCGTGCGCGTCGCCCAGGACCCGTCCGATCCGCGCCATTTTTCCGACGCGGAAAAGCAGGCGATCGCCGGCGCCGTGCGGCCTGTTCTGGAGCAGCCAGCCGCGACGAACCCGCTGACGGATGCCTCGGAATCCCGCTGA
- a CDS encoding ArsR/SmtB family transcription factor has product MTTNANTAGTTAASATGAGEPLLSAEQLLAGLRTVGEDTRLRLLALLADGELTVKDATVILGQSQPRISRHLKLLTEAGLVQRFPEGAWVFYRLGDGPMGDLARLLLSRLDPQDAVLAGDRVRLAATRRAKAEAAAAFFASRAKTWDQERSLHVPEAAVEQALREMVGERPFRSLLDLGTGTGSLISLFAGQYEQAVGLDASHDMLTVARANLARQGLRNVQVRQGDIYALNIPAESHDLITLHQVLHFLDDPGRAIEEAARVLRPGGRLLIVDFAPHELEFLRDEHAHRRLGFSRDQMDRWLHAAGLEVIETRDLNPEAGEADRLTVTIWLARDPRIISDLPELSLTQEVA; this is encoded by the coding sequence ATGACCACCAACGCGAACACCGCCGGCACGACTGCCGCCTCCGCCACCGGGGCGGGCGAGCCTCTGCTCAGCGCCGAGCAGCTGCTGGCCGGCCTGCGCACGGTCGGCGAGGATACGCGCCTGCGCCTCCTGGCCCTGCTGGCCGATGGCGAGCTGACCGTCAAGGACGCGACCGTCATTCTCGGCCAGAGCCAGCCGCGAATCTCTCGTCATCTCAAGCTCTTGACCGAGGCCGGCCTCGTCCAGCGCTTCCCCGAAGGCGCCTGGGTGTTCTACCGCCTCGGCGACGGCCCGATGGGCGACCTCGCCCGCCTGCTGCTGTCCCGGCTCGACCCGCAGGACGCGGTGCTGGCCGGCGACCGGGTGCGCCTTGCCGCCACCCGCCGCGCCAAGGCCGAGGCTGCGGCTGCCTTCTTCGCCTCCCGCGCCAAGACCTGGGACCAGGAGCGCTCGCTGCATGTGCCGGAAGCGGCCGTGGAGCAGGCCCTGCGCGAGATGGTCGGCGAGCGGCCGTTCCGCTCGCTGCTGGATCTCGGCACCGGCACCGGCAGCCTGATCTCGCTCTTTGCCGGCCAGTACGAGCAGGCGGTCGGCCTCGACGCCAGCCACGACATGCTGACCGTCGCCCGCGCCAATCTCGCCCGCCAGGGCCTGCGCAACGTGCAGGTCCGCCAGGGCGACATCTACGCGCTCAACATTCCGGCCGAAAGCCACGACCTGATCACCCTTCACCAGGTGCTGCACTTCCTCGACGACCCGGGCCGGGCCATCGAGGAGGCGGCGCGGGTGCTCAGGCCCGGCGGCCGGCTGCTGATCGTCGACTTCGCCCCGCACGAACTGGAGTTCCTGCGCGACGAACACGCCCATCGCCGCCTCGGATTTTCCCGCGACCAGATGGACCGCTGGCTGCACGCAGCCGGCCTCGAAGTGATCGAGACCCGCGACCTCAACCCGGAAGCGGGCGAGGCCGACCGGCTCACGGTCACCATCTGGCTCGCCCGCGATCCGCGGATCATTTCCGATCTTCCAGAACTTAGCCTGACCCAGGAGGTCGCCTGA
- the metF gene encoding methylenetetrahydrofolate reductase [NAD(P)H], whose product MSSPERFRRFELDQGTGVSVSFEFFPPKTDKMEASLWSAVQRLEPLGPSFVSVTYGAGGSTRERTHRTVERMLTETRLAPAAHLTCVGSSRDEVDEIVRAYHEIGVRHIVALRGDPLEGLGAIYHPHPDGYAYASDLVAGIRRVSDDFEVSVSAYPERHPESPDWSAEIDNLKRKVDAGATRAITQYFFDNDLFETFMEKVRAAGIDIPIVPGILPIVNFETTMVFSAKCGTSIPHWLARRFAGLDQDAETRKLVASAVACEQVLDLVDRGVTNFHFYTMNRADLTFAICHMLGLRPAPLEQQAA is encoded by the coding sequence ATGTCATCGCCCGAGAGATTCCGCCGTTTCGAGCTGGACCAGGGAACCGGGGTTTCCGTCTCCTTCGAGTTCTTTCCCCCGAAGACCGACAAGATGGAAGCCTCGCTGTGGTCGGCCGTCCAGCGGCTTGAGCCGCTCGGACCGTCCTTCGTCTCCGTGACCTACGGCGCCGGCGGCTCCACCCGCGAACGCACCCACCGCACGGTCGAGCGGATGCTGACCGAGACGCGCCTGGCCCCGGCCGCGCACCTGACCTGCGTCGGCTCGTCCCGCGACGAGGTCGACGAGATCGTGCGCGCCTATCACGAGATCGGCGTGCGCCACATCGTGGCCCTGCGCGGTGATCCGCTGGAGGGGCTCGGCGCCATCTACCACCCGCATCCGGACGGCTACGCCTATGCCTCCGATCTGGTCGCCGGCATCCGCCGCGTCTCCGACGATTTCGAGGTGTCCGTCTCCGCCTATCCGGAGCGTCACCCGGAAAGCCCGGACTGGTCGGCCGAGATCGACAACCTGAAGCGCAAGGTGGACGCCGGGGCGACCCGGGCGATCACCCAGTACTTCTTCGATAACGATCTGTTCGAGACCTTCATGGAGAAGGTGCGCGCGGCCGGCATCGACATTCCGATCGTTCCGGGCATCCTGCCGATCGTCAATTTCGAGACGACCATGGTGTTCTCCGCCAAGTGCGGCACCTCGATCCCGCACTGGCTGGCGCGGCGCTTCGCCGGGCTCGACCAGGACGCGGAGACGCGCAAGCTGGTCGCCTCGGCGGTCGCCTGCGAGCAGGTGCTGGACCTGGTCGACCGCGGCGTCACCAACTTCCACTTCTACACGATGAACCGCGCGGACCTGACTTTCGCGATCTGCCACATGCTGGGCCTGCGCCCGGCTCCCCTGGAACAGCAGGCGGCCTGA
- the metH gene encoding methionine synthase: MQDKTKTAASALTAAARDRILVLDGAMGTMIQALRLDEDGYRGDRFKDWTQDVKGNNDLLNLTQGPAIRDIHVAYLEAGADIVETNTFSSTTIAQADYAMEELAYELNLVGARLAREACDIVTARDPARPRFVAGALGPTNRTLSISPDVNNPGYRAVTFDQMREAYAEAVRGLIDGGSDILLVETIFDTLNAKAALFAIDEVLEEKGVSLPVMISGTITDLSGRTLSGQTPEAFWYSVRHSQPFSIGLNCALGAKEMRAHVAELSRVADTLVCAYPNAGLPNEFGEYDESPEAMAELVGEFAASGLVNIVGGCCGTTPDHIRAIAQAVAGHAPRKPAEPPRHMRLSGLEPFVLTPEINFVNVGERTNVTGSARFRKLIKEDNYPTALEVARQQVESGAQIIDVNMDEGLLDSKEAMVTFLNLIAAEPDIARVPVMIDSSKWEVIEAGLKCVQGKAVVNSISMKEGKDAFIAQAKLVRRHGAAVVVMAFDEQGQADTQARKTEICQRSYEILVNEVGFPPEDIIFDPNIFAVATGIAEHDNYGVDFIEATRWIRQNLPHAHVSGGVSNLSFSFRGNEPVREAMHSVFLYHAIAAGMDMGIVNAGQLAVYDDVDPELRELSEDVVLNKRSDSTDRLLEIAERFRGKGGKQQVQDLSWRERPVEERLSHALVSGITDYIEEDVEEARAKAERPLHVIEGPLMAGMNIVGDLFGAGKMFLPQVVKSARVMKQAVAYLMPYMEQEKLEQGIVDMPSAGKILLATVKGDVHDIGKNIVGVVLQCNNFEVIDLGVMVPAAKILETARKEKVDVIGLSGLITPSLDEMCHVAAEMEREGFDLPLLIGGATTSLIHTAVKIHPNYRRSQAVYVTDASRAVGVVSKLLSKTDRDGYVEALRADYAKAAEGHSRSRGQSRRTSLEDARKNRFRPSFDSYRPQRPSFLGIRPIEVPLQDLAEVIDWTPFFSTWEIKGTYPAVLTDNRYGPAAKALYDDARKMLDEIVRDKLVQPRGVVGFWPAAARGDDIVLYEDEERTRERTVLHTLRQQMARAEGARANVAMADFVAAEDSGIPDWVGGFAVTSGHGEEEFISRYVKAGDDYNKILAQALCDRLAEAFAEKLHQIVRTSLWGYAPQEKASVEELIGETYQGIRPAPGYPAQPDHTEKGTLFDLLDATQTAGIELTESYAMWPGSSVSGLYFAHPDSHYFGVGRIERDQVEDYALRKGWDIATAERWLAPILNYDPHKLEAAE; encoded by the coding sequence ATGCAAGACAAGACCAAGACCGCGGCGTCGGCCCTGACCGCTGCCGCCCGCGACCGCATCCTCGTCCTCGACGGCGCCATGGGCACGATGATCCAGGCCTTGAGGCTGGACGAGGACGGCTATCGCGGCGACCGGTTCAAGGACTGGACGCAGGACGTGAAGGGCAACAACGACCTGCTCAACCTGACGCAGGGCCCGGCGATCCGCGACATCCACGTCGCCTACCTGGAGGCCGGTGCCGACATCGTCGAGACCAACACCTTCTCCTCCACCACCATCGCCCAGGCCGACTACGCCATGGAGGAGCTGGCCTACGAGTTGAACCTCGTCGGTGCCCGGCTCGCCCGCGAGGCCTGCGACATCGTCACGGCCCGCGATCCTGCGCGTCCGCGCTTCGTCGCCGGCGCGCTCGGCCCGACCAATCGCACGCTCTCCATCTCGCCGGACGTCAACAATCCGGGCTATCGCGCCGTCACCTTCGACCAGATGAGGGAAGCCTATGCGGAGGCCGTGCGCGGCCTCATCGATGGCGGCTCCGACATCCTGCTCGTCGAGACCATCTTCGACACGCTGAACGCCAAGGCCGCCCTCTTCGCCATCGACGAGGTGCTGGAGGAAAAGGGCGTGAGCCTGCCGGTGATGATCTCCGGCACGATCACCGACCTGTCCGGCCGCACCCTGTCCGGCCAGACGCCGGAGGCCTTCTGGTATTCGGTGCGCCACTCGCAGCCGTTCTCCATCGGCCTCAACTGCGCGCTCGGCGCCAAGGAAATGCGCGCCCATGTGGCGGAGCTGTCGCGCGTTGCCGACACGCTGGTCTGCGCCTATCCGAATGCCGGCCTGCCGAACGAGTTCGGCGAGTATGACGAAAGCCCCGAGGCGATGGCCGAGCTGGTCGGCGAGTTCGCCGCGAGCGGCCTCGTCAACATCGTCGGCGGCTGTTGCGGCACCACGCCCGACCATATCCGCGCCATCGCGCAGGCCGTTGCCGGCCATGCTCCGCGCAAGCCGGCGGAGCCGCCGCGCCACATGCGCCTGTCGGGCCTGGAGCCCTTCGTGCTCACGCCGGAGATCAACTTCGTCAATGTCGGCGAACGCACCAACGTCACCGGCTCGGCCCGTTTCCGCAAGCTGATCAAGGAAGACAACTACCCGACAGCGCTGGAAGTCGCCCGCCAGCAGGTGGAGAGCGGCGCCCAGATCATCGACGTCAACATGGACGAGGGCCTGCTCGACTCCAAGGAGGCGATGGTCACCTTCCTGAACCTGATCGCCGCCGAGCCGGACATCGCCCGCGTGCCGGTGATGATCGACAGCTCCAAATGGGAGGTGATCGAGGCCGGCCTGAAATGCGTCCAGGGCAAGGCGGTGGTGAACTCCATCTCCATGAAGGAAGGCAAGGACGCCTTCATCGCCCAAGCGAAGCTGGTGCGCCGCCACGGCGCGGCGGTCGTCGTGATGGCCTTCGACGAGCAGGGCCAGGCCGACACCCAGGCCCGCAAGACCGAGATCTGCCAGCGCTCCTACGAGATCCTGGTGAACGAGGTCGGCTTCCCGCCCGAGGACATCATCTTCGACCCGAACATCTTCGCCGTCGCCACCGGCATTGCCGAGCACGACAATTACGGCGTCGATTTCATCGAGGCGACCCGCTGGATCCGCCAGAACCTGCCGCATGCGCATGTGTCGGGCGGCGTGTCCAACCTGTCCTTCTCCTTCCGCGGCAACGAGCCCGTGCGCGAGGCGATGCACTCGGTGTTCCTGTACCACGCGATCGCGGCCGGTATGGACATGGGCATCGTCAATGCCGGCCAGCTCGCCGTCTACGACGACGTCGATCCGGAGCTGCGCGAGCTCTCCGAGGACGTGGTGCTGAACAAGCGCTCCGATTCCACCGACCGGCTGCTGGAGATCGCCGAGCGCTTCCGCGGCAAGGGCGGCAAGCAGCAGGTGCAGGACCTTTCCTGGCGCGAGCGCCCGGTCGAGGAACGCCTGTCCCACGCGCTGGTCAGCGGCATCACCGACTATATCGAGGAAGATGTCGAGGAGGCCCGCGCCAAGGCCGAGCGCCCGCTGCACGTCATCGAGGGGCCCTTGATGGCCGGCATGAACATCGTCGGCGACCTGTTCGGCGCCGGCAAGATGTTCCTGCCGCAGGTGGTGAAGTCGGCCCGCGTGATGAAGCAGGCGGTCGCCTACCTGATGCCCTACATGGAGCAGGAGAAGCTGGAGCAGGGCATCGTGGACATGCCGAGCGCCGGCAAGATCCTGCTCGCCACCGTCAAGGGCGATGTCCACGACATCGGCAAGAATATCGTCGGCGTCGTGCTCCAGTGCAACAATTTCGAGGTGATCGACCTCGGCGTCATGGTGCCGGCGGCGAAGATCCTCGAGACGGCGCGCAAGGAGAAGGTCGACGTGATCGGCCTGTCGGGTCTCATCACCCCGTCGCTGGACGAGATGTGCCACGTCGCGGCCGAGATGGAGCGCGAAGGCTTCGACCTGCCGCTCCTGATCGGCGGTGCGACGACGAGCCTGATCCACACGGCGGTGAAGATCCACCCGAACTATCGCCGCTCGCAGGCCGTCTACGTGACGGATGCCAGCCGCGCGGTCGGCGTAGTCTCGAAGCTCTTGAGCAAGACGGATCGCGACGGCTATGTCGAGGCCCTGCGCGCCGACTACGCCAAGGCGGCGGAGGGGCACTCGCGCTCGCGCGGCCAGTCCCGGCGTACCAGCCTGGAGGACGCGCGCAAGAACCGCTTCCGCCCGTCCTTCGACAGCTACCGGCCGCAGCGCCCCTCCTTCCTCGGCATCCGCCCGATCGAGGTGCCGCTGCAGGATCTGGCCGAGGTCATCGACTGGACGCCCTTCTTCTCCACCTGGGAGATCAAGGGCACCTATCCGGCGGTGCTGACAGACAACCGCTACGGACCGGCCGCCAAGGCGCTCTACGACGATGCCCGCAAGATGCTCGACGAGATCGTCCGCGACAAGCTGGTGCAGCCGAGGGGCGTCGTCGGCTTCTGGCCGGCGGCCGCACGCGGCGACGACATCGTGCTCTACGAGGACGAGGAGCGGACCCGCGAGCGCACCGTGCTGCACACGCTGCGCCAGCAGATGGCCCGCGCCGAAGGCGCGCGTGCCAACGTGGCGATGGCCGACTTCGTCGCAGCCGAGGACAGCGGCATCCCCGACTGGGTCGGCGGCTTCGCGGTGACCTCCGGCCATGGCGAGGAGGAGTTCATCTCGCGCTACGTCAAGGCGGGCGACGACTACAACAAGATCCTCGCCCAGGCCCTGTGCGACCGCCTCGCCGAGGCCTTCGCGGAGAAGCTGCACCAGATCGTGCGCACCTCGCTATGGGGCTATGCCCCGCAGGAGAAGGCCAGCGTCGAGGAGCTGATCGGCGAGACCTACCAGGGCATCCGCCCGGCACCGGGCTATCCGGCCCAGCCGGACCACACGGAAAAGGGCACCCTGTTCGACCTGCTGGACGCGACGCAGACGGCCGGGATCGAGCTGACGGAAAGCTACGCCATGTGGCCGGGCTCCTCGGTGTCGGGGCTCTACTTCGCCCATCCCGACAGCCACTATTTCGGCGTCGGGCGCATCGAGCGCGACCAGGTCGAGGACTATGCCCTGCGCAAGGGCTGGGACATCGCCACCGCCGAGCGCTGGCTTGCCCCGATCCTCAACTACGATCCGCACAAGCTGGAGGCGGCGGAGTAA
- a CDS encoding DUF2336 domain-containing protein → MSNMPNTELVNFEALANEPDMARRNELARNVATLFSLTSEKCSDEQIEVYDSVLVRLSDMVEMQARAFIAGRLASLRRAPEGTIRRLAGDEIEVARPVLEQSTVLRDTDLVEIALKRGEDHKVAIAAREILSEMVTDVLVESGSSAVHRTVARNGGASLSARGVLGLIQSSGLDEDLQMALADRQDLDERAVSTLAALASERVRMRLLETGTSEGGEVPRAARVAAQKLSNEFWLGRYDFETAIGRVYALARGPGIDEDTLVRFAEEDRFPEAVATFAMIGDIGIEEAKHWMVRVDTDPFLIVAKASGLALPTVEKLLNMGPWRYRLQAEDRARILDRFQGIKPQSARLLLSQWHGRVA, encoded by the coding sequence ATGTCGAACATGCCAAATACCGAGCTCGTGAATTTCGAGGCGCTGGCGAACGAACCGGACATGGCGCGGCGCAACGAGCTTGCACGCAATGTCGCGACCTTGTTCTCGCTGACGTCCGAGAAATGCTCGGACGAGCAGATCGAGGTCTACGATTCGGTGCTGGTACGCCTGTCCGACATGGTGGAGATGCAGGCCCGCGCCTTCATCGCCGGCCGTCTGGCCTCGCTGCGCCGGGCGCCCGAGGGCACGATCCGCCGTCTGGCCGGCGACGAGATCGAGGTCGCGCGTCCGGTGCTGGAGCAGTCCACGGTGCTGCGCGACACCGACCTCGTCGAGATCGCGCTCAAGCGCGGCGAGGACCACAAGGTGGCGATCGCGGCGCGCGAGATCCTGTCCGAGATGGTCACCGACGTGCTGGTGGAGAGCGGCAGTTCGGCCGTGCACCGTACGGTTGCGCGCAACGGCGGGGCAAGCCTGTCCGCCCGCGGCGTTCTCGGTCTCATTCAGTCTTCCGGCCTCGACGAGGACCTGCAGATGGCGCTTGCCGACCGTCAGGATCTCGACGAGCGCGCGGTGTCGACACTGGCGGCGCTGGCGAGCGAGCGGGTGCGCATGCGCCTGCTGGAGACCGGCACGTCCGAGGGCGGCGAGGTCCCGCGTGCCGCCCGTGTCGCCGCGCAGAAGCTGTCCAACGAGTTCTGGCTTGGCCGTTACGACTTCGAGACCGCGATCGGCCGCGTCTATGCGCTGGCCCGCGGCCCCGGCATCGACGAGGACACGCTGGTGCGTTTCGCCGAGGAGGACCGGTTCCCGGAGGCGGTCGCCACTTTCGCGATGATCGGCGACATCGGCATCGAGGAAGCCAAGCACTGGATGGTGCGGGTCGACACGGACCCGTTCCTGATCGTTGCAAAGGCGTCCGGCCTTGCGCTCCCGACAGTGGAAAAACTGCTGAACATGGGGCCGTGGCGCTATCGCCTGCAGGCGGAAGACCGGGCGCGCATCCTCGACCGTTTCCAGGGCATCAAGCCGCAGTCCGCGCGCCTGCTGCTGAGCCAGTGGCACGGCCGGGTCGCCTGA
- the tsaA gene encoding tRNA (N6-threonylcarbamoyladenosine(37)-N6)-methyltransferase TrmO has product MSERAVDETPARPGEEAFDHDPAQGPFDAGLVFIGHVETPWATRAECPRNGRATDAVCRVRLKPEYRKGLKSVEECSHLILLYWMHKARRDLAVLAPGFADETHGCFGLRAPVRPNPVSLSVVQLLEMTEDGFLVRGLDCLNSTPLIDIKPYFATTDAVPEARVRWRERLKDVEAVSPPGGA; this is encoded by the coding sequence GTGAGCGAAAGAGCTGTGGACGAAACGCCGGCGCGGCCCGGTGAGGAAGCCTTCGACCACGACCCGGCACAGGGACCGTTCGACGCCGGTCTCGTCTTCATCGGACACGTGGAAACGCCCTGGGCGACACGCGCCGAATGTCCGCGCAACGGTCGCGCCACCGACGCCGTCTGCCGCGTCCGCCTCAAGCCGGAATACCGTAAGGGGCTGAAGTCGGTGGAGGAATGCAGCCACCTCATCCTGCTCTACTGGATGCACAAGGCCAGGCGCGACCTTGCGGTGCTCGCCCCCGGTTTCGCCGACGAGACCCACGGTTGCTTCGGCCTGCGCGCACCGGTCCGGCCGAACCCGGTATCGCTGTCGGTGGTTCAGTTGCTGGAGATGACGGAGGACGGGTTTCTCGTGCGCGGGCTCGATTGCCTGAACAGCACGCCGCTGATCGACATCAAGCCCTATTTCGCGACGACCGACGCCGTGCCGGAGGCGCGGGTGCGCTGGCGCGAGCGCCTGAAGGACGTCGAGGCGGTCAGCCCGCCGGGCGGCGCCTGA